AGCTGGGATTGAAAATTCTGTATGAGTATTTTGTTTTCATCTTCAATTTTGTCCTTGCGTTCTGTAACAAATGTCCCCAATAAGTACAGTCTACATTACAAGACTACAGAGAATAATGAAGTTAACTTCAACACTAACCGATTTTGGCAAATAAACTGGAAACATCCGATGCGGCATTCTCCAACTCCGCACGTATCTCAAATGCGCGATCAACAAGTACTCTTTCTGAAAACATACAAGTAATAATATTTGAAATGCTACCATATAAAAATTGATCGCACTTTATCAGAGCTAGAAGCCTTCAATTGAAATTGACAACAGCAGAACTGATAAAATAGAACGAAGATAGGTTTGCTGAAGCACCTATGAAGAGGAGAGGACTTCCCTTTATTTGACTGTAGTCGTGACATACCTTGGTAAAGTAATTTTAGCAGATAAACAATTTTTCTTTGCACATTTTCCCAGTAAAGTAAGATTGACAAATATACCATTCTAGATTTATTTTAGCGTAAAAGATTGAAACTTAACTCAAATCGAAAATGGATTCTCAGTCATTTATAATCATCTAGACGAATGTATTCATCAAACGCCTCATTCAGACAAATGACGCATCTCAATGCAGATCTTCAGTTGTAAAGGTAACTTTGTACAGATAACTAATTGAAAGAGAATGCTTTACCAGATTTAAGGAGATTCAATATCAGAAATTCCTTCTCTTTTATTGTTGCATTTGCTTGTCTGTGCTTCTCCTCAAGGTCAAAAAGTGAATGTTCAGTTTCCTCGAGTTTTTTCTGTAAttgaacaagaacatcaaagtCTTGAACAGGTCAAAGCAATAAGGCATATATAGATTCTAtgaaataaaacataaaatgcaTGATACCTCAGTTCTTTCAAGTTTATTGCCCATCTCTGCGGCCAAAAGTAGCTGAGAATTGTAGAGCTCCTGGACCTCCATGAATTGCTGCTCAGATAACAAGACCCATATGTCTGTTCAGTGCCATCGGACTGCATTTAATGGTGGTGGAACATACCCTTCATTGAATACTAACCTTCTCTTTAGATTCTGTTTCGAGTTCCATCCGTTCTATCTTTTCAGCCATAGCCTGAGAGACATAGAGGACCAAGTTAACCACCATAAGTTTCTTAAAAACGTATAGCTTCGTAATGGAAAGCCCGCTCTACAGAATACTGGTGCAGTATTATGATGATAAGCGCAAACCTTTTTTTCAGCCTCTTCAAGAAGATAGCGGTCTCGTGGTATATAGATTCCGTTTTTCTCTCTTGCAGCATATACCTCTATATTAACATAGGAAAACATTTGTGTGGTCAAACATATTATCAGCAAGTCAATCATTTCTTATAGTATCAGTATGCCTTTAGCCAAAAAAAGGACCCTTTTTGGAAAAGCAATAAAGAAGCCTACCTTGCTTAAGACGATCGATTTCAGAGTATAAGTCCTTGATCACTGCAGATTTCATCATCTTCTGATTAACCTGACACGGAGCCCCATTCAAACAATTAAATGAGTGcaaattatataaaataaaaaaaatttaaagcattttaCTGTAAGACTAAAAGAATGAAGGTAATTATGAGTGACCATTTTAAATGACCATTTTAAACTACTAACCTCCGGCTTATTCTTGATATTTTTCGCTCGATGTGCATAATCCAAAGTGCTAAGTGTCTCTTCCAAGCAGTGGACGGATGGTGATATCGTAGCAATGATGCATGTCTTCGTTTTTCCTCCAAGGGAATCCCTCAACAATCTTGTTAGTTTGCTATCCCTGATATATCAATCAATGTCTTCAGTGACTTGAGCAGCTAACTTATGCAAAAAAAGGAGTTCCTCTAATACACCATATGTCTCACTCTCACCTATATGGAATGTGACCAGAGTGCTCAACCAGTGCATTAATAACTCGTCCGAGTGTGAGCAAGCTTTTGTTGATTTCCCCAGCTTCCCTAGCTCTGCCCTGCAAGAGTAAGCACCTTTACCATGCCGGATAGGTAATTTGTATTATCTTGCATGGCATACAGAGTATAGATTGCTGGATTGCTCAGCAAAGCTCAGCACTTAAATTCATAAAACGTGGACAATATTTATGTCTTCAAGTAGATCCTTTCATCTTTTGCTTTCTAGTAAGAAGTCTCCTGTATATGTACCTCTCTGGCACCAGAACGTGAAATGTTCTCAGAACCAGCTAGATCAACTAGATTTAACTTCCCGCACTTAATCATCTCCTCTCCCTCTGGAGTACATTCTTTAATATGGATTGTAATTGAAAATATGGAGTGTGAACGACTGCTTTGCTTGTTGAGAAGAGTCTCAGCTGTGCGCCGCTTGGCAGAGCCCTTCTCCAGTATCTTGTAGATCTCGTTTGCCGAATACACTATCTCTTCTTCTAAGCCTCTAACAAATACACCTCCCTTCCCATCTTCCATAAGAGCTATGGGTTTCTTAGACTTGTCGTCAGTGAACTTGGAACATTCTTCAGGAGCTAACAGATCTGTGATCTCCTCATTGTACAGCTCTAGGAATGTAACTTTCATACTGTATTCTGCATTTTGTGCTTCCAGTATATTAAATATTTGCCTGACTGCTCTAGGAATAACCCCCGCATCAACTGGGAATTCTCCATTCTACAGAGTACATGAGGAAAAATcagaaagaatttaaaaaataaccACATCTTTGTACTTTCACCAGTCATGCTCAAGGCTCAACCTTTTTTCGGGCACCTCCTTCCATTGTGTATGTTTTCCCTGTTCCTGTCTGACCATAGGCAAAAATAGTGCAGTTGTATCCCTCAAGCACTTCAAACACAGTTGGCGACACAGCTTGATCAAACAAGTCCTTTTGCTGGGATGTGGGACCAAATACCTGTGAAAGGAATTAGTCAATCTCTACACTAGGAAAATGCAGCCTCAGCGCTAGGACAGTGTACATATTCACTGTATCCTGTTCCACCATTCAGCTGCAGGTGAGAAGATTAGAGTCAAGTGCAAAAAATAGATCAGGTAAGTATTGAAGTAAAGTCAGTCTAACAATCCAGCAAATTTCAAGCTGAGGTAAATCCTCTGGATATGTCAGTAATATACCACGAGTTTCAAGTACCAAACTGAAAGCTAATGGCAATTGCATGCATGAATACACGGTTGTCTGTAACTAGGAGTGTGAACCCACATATAATCAGCGAAACAGAACCATTAGcatttctctctttgttttttctgttcGAACATGAAGTACACCAGAAGAACAGGAAATTTGAAGGATTTATACTAACCTTGTCAAACATGAAGGTTCTATCAATCTGCTTATTGGCTATAGTCTGGATGGCAGAAACCTCTTTCCTACCCTCATTACATGAGACCACCACGGGTGTATGTATTCTCAACTCATCATCATTCAGTGGCCTACAAAACCAAATGCAAGAATTTGCAAGACCGGTCACTGAATCGTCCACTTTGTGAGCTAATAAAGAGGTGAGagagaacaaaatcaaatctaaaTAATGAGAACTTGAACAAACTGACCTGCAACGCACTATAACCTGCACGTTTACACCCTTATCCTTATCATACTTGTTGCTCGAATTGGAGTCGGCTGAGCGCAGATCCCGCGCCGACTTATCACTGGACCTCGGAGTCTGTGATGGGGAAAGGGAGACCAAACCTCCCCTTCTCTGCAGGGACTGAGCAGAGTCCATACCTATAATGTCGTCCCACGTACGACTTATAACCTGGTTCCTAGCGAGTCAGCTCAAATGACCGAAAATCCTTCTCCTGAAAGTACCGAAACAAGTCAAACACCTTACATAACGCTGCTAGAGAAGGAAATAACAGCAAATAGCAGAGAGCTGAATTTAAAAGACAAACACCGAAATGAAGAAAGGCTGTGAATCAGCACAATGCGCGTAATCTAAGCACTGAATTTGAGGTCCGAAGCTATGCTAAGTTAGAATCTGGAGCTGAAACGATCCAAAAACAATGAGCATCAGCTCGCAGAGTCGATCAAAGTCTCTAATCTACGCAAATCTCCATCCGCAAACACCGTCATTGCTCCCGGACACAGCCAAAACATCGATCTACATCTCAGCAACGAAGAATGAAGCGTTCACATATCGGAGTTAGGTACGATTTGCATCGTAAGGCCAGAGATTCTCCGAAACGGACGATCGGAATCTAAGAAAACGCAAGAGCAGCAAGAAGTCAAGCAATCCAAAGACGAGAAGAACTTACTGATTATAGCAATGGCCGGACAGCGAAGAGCTGAGCTCCTGATTGGATATcgcagaagaagatggagagagagaggaggagagagagggacagtATGAGACAGTGAGGTGTATGCAAATGGTGatagtgtagagagagagagagagagagagagagagcaatggcGTTGTgcgagtagagagagagagagctcaggaggaggagagaggaatGGACGGCATTTGACGGCCGGCCTTGACGGCGTTAGCGCGATTTTTATTTTCGCATCCGACCGTTGAAGAGCCACcttggacgagagagagagggcttgttaatcatttttgaaaatttttgaaacccgtGTCAACTGGATAATGCCCTTGTATTTCCTCATATTTGTACTTTTGACCTCTCTTCACCGTAAAGTTTGCATTACGGTTCGTTTAATATAATGCGAAGAATGGAATCCATTAATAATGCTTGGGCAAGTGAACTCTCTGAGCCTGTGCCTTTCCTACGTATCAGGAAACGTGGGGCCCCAGCGGAACGAGTGGGGTCCAGTGGCAGCATATGAGACTGTGGTCATGTGTAGACAAAGATGTGGTCATCTGTTTGATAACTCTGTCTCAAAAACCAGGAAGACAAAATTGACCATGTCTTGAAGATATGTTTTAAGGGGGTTTGGAGTGTCTTCCAAAACTGGCGAGGATTGAATAGGTTCATCTGTGCAGGCCCATCATGGAGCAGAAGCGGTACGAGAATCATTTGAAGCTCAAGCATGGCATTTACAGAGAATTGATTACGTAACTATTTTTAAGTGACTACACGACTAACAGCCTATTTCAGatcacaaaacaaaaattaaattataattaatcaaaattattatggggctcgctttttttaaaaacttgtGACTCACAACATACTGTTGTTCTCACAATCACTCAaagactgttatgctagcaaatcCTACATTAGGTCATCAAGTCCAAGAAAGTGCTCACAAGAAAGGACATAAATGCTTTGCATTTCATTGAATGCTTTCAAGTAGGATCAGAGTACTGAGGATCTTCAGTTAACATATGCTTAGTCTACAATATGTAAATGCATCTTCTGGGCTGGTGGCTTTCTGGTTGGGCAGAGGAACAGAAAAAAATTGCAGCTTGGACCCATCTTTTCTCATGTGCTGTATATAGAGCATGAGTCTTGTACCTAGAGAATTGATTGCCATCGAAACCTGAAGCGCGAGCATCGGCAATAACTAACCGAGAGACTTATGTTTAGGGGGTTGAAGCATAGGATTTCGCTAAAGATTTTGAGGTCGTTAGAAAACTCGCGTGTCTAATGATCCCACCGAAACTTGGTAGTCGAGATTAGGCGAAGCCCATGGCTGGCCCCGCTCGAGGTCCACAGGTGCAACACTTGTCAAAAAGATCTgaattttttctcacaattgcTCTGTGTCTTTGCAAGAGTAGTTTGCAAGGAAGAAGCAATTTTTCAGGGCAAATGTCCAAAACCAAAGCAAGTGTAAAGTGGTGAGGAATTGGGTGATTGGGGGAAAAGGAGAGAACAGGTGGGGATTGAGGGGGGTGTGATGGCAAAGTTGCCCCACGTGATAAAGAGTGATGGTGAGTGAGCACATGATTTTGGAGCCTGCTCGGTGCCCTTTCTTtccgatttctttttttttcttttcattttcttggtgtataattttttacatttatatgATTTATTTATCAATTGGGTGTGCAAAAACTGTTTTGGCAGCCCTCACTTTTCTCTGTAATTCAACTGTCACTGCCTCATAATTCAGTAGCTTCTGGTTGAAACAAACCCAACACTCTTTGCCTTTTCACAGTCTGTGTTTTACCTTCTTCTGCCACAGACAAGCATTGGTTACCTAACAAGCAGTTGCTTCTGGCAAGATTGCGAAACTGGCAATGTGTGCTCAGGCCCCTCCGAGACTCTCGGTTAGCTCAGGCTTAACGGAAAGATGACAACTTTGCTTGCTTTTTTGTCTGAAAAACAACATAATCAGCATGTCATAGGCGAAGGGGCTCCCCCATGTACTGAATTTGTACATCGATCGAACCACTCGAAACCTGCcatgttttgaagatgacaaaataatcaaaggctactaataTGTTCATTGGTTAAGTAGAACCAGGTGAAAGAAGCATAAGCCATTATGCAAATGGTGTATTAACGGAACGTTCGAAAGCTATGAGTTAtctatcaatggtgaacaaGGCATTGGGCGTAGAGGTGTCTACAAATTTGAGGTACCTAATTAGAAGGTGAACAAGCTTAGAACGGGAAGTTCggtaaagcttggaaggaccttGGATAGGTAAACAACGAGGTAGAGCCGCAATTGCCAATATACTTGGAAGGACCAAAAGATGGAGCTCAAGATACTACTTCTAAATTATGCATTCTGAAGACCGATTTCTTTTATGAAGATTGTTCAGACACAGCGAAGTATTCGGATGTAGAAGACTATTTATGCTTCTGAAGTCTATTTCTCAAGATCGTTCGAAAGCTGCGAGATATATTGTTTCCAGATTTTGAAGACCCACGGCTAACATATATCCGTTGTTACTAAGATATTTATagaagtttgtaatctttgattgataggATTATTTTATAGCATAATTGATAGAATatccttgattggaaattaccttctATGGGACAAGAAAACTTCTATATTTGATGAACTCCACCTATGGAAATTGAAGAtttaattgtatgggcgactgAATCTGAAAGATTTGGATTTTGCACCAACGGTCACCAAATCTCCTTAGATATAGTCTCGCTAAATCAAAATTGATAACGTCCAATTAGCtattgaagagcgatcctttgaagatttgtccaacggctagtttggaggTGACGGAGTATAAAAGGATATCCATGGTGTTTCTACGGAACATGATAAGAATCATAAATTTCAAGGTGCTAgagttattcagattcataTTCATCTTTGTCATCGTGAGCTTTATATGAAAATCATCGAGAGGCTTTGTAAGGATAGCGTGATTTATCAAAGAGAGTATCATCACTTGTTATAAACATctattgattcatctagtggaatccagccaatcaaCTGTTAGCGTGAGAGAGTGGACGTACGCTTGATCTAAATCGAACTACTATAATTATCGTGTGCAATattctctatctctaaactctTATCATTTTGATTGATAATATTACATATTTGTGTTCATATTCTGAATCTGCATATTTAGAAATTGCATACTCTTGTTCAGAATCAAAACTGCACATAGTCAGATTCAGATTCGGATTCTATGTAcattttg
The genomic region above belongs to Rhodamnia argentea isolate NSW1041297 chromosome 6, ASM2092103v1, whole genome shotgun sequence and contains:
- the LOC115752162 gene encoding kinesin-like protein KIN-5D, yielding MDSAQSLQRRGGLVSLSPSQTPRSSDKSARDLRSADSNSSNKYDKDKGVNVQVIVRCRPLNDDELRIHTPVVVSCNEGRKEVSAIQTIANKQIDRTFMFDKVFGPTSQQKDLFDQAVSPTVFEVLEGYNCTIFAYGQTGTGKTYTMEGGARKKNGEFPVDAGVIPRAVRQIFNILEAQNAEYSMKVTFLELYNEEITDLLAPEECSKFTDDKSKKPIALMEDGKGGVFVRGLEEEIVYSANEIYKILEKGSAKRRTAETLLNKQSSRSHSIFSITIHIKECTPEGEEMIKCGKLNLVDLAGSENISRSGAREGRAREAGEINKSLLTLGRVINALVEHSGHIPYRDSKLTRLLRDSLGGKTKTCIIATISPSVHCLEETLSTLDYAHRAKNIKNKPEVNQKMMKSAVIKDLYSEIDRLKQEVYAAREKNGIYIPRDRYLLEEAEKKAMAEKIERMELETESKEKQFMEVQELYNSQLLLAAEMGNKLERTEKKLEETEHSLFDLEEKHRQANATIKEKEFLILNLLKSERVLVDRAFEIRAELENAASDVSSLFAKIERKDKIEDENKILIQNFQSQLSQQLEALHKTVAASVTHQEEQLKDMEEDMQSFVSTKSEVTQQLRKQLRRLREVYDSGVKNLDNIDGELDENSRSTFSSLNSEVSKHSCRLEELFKGIASDADTLLNELHNSLLKQEEMLISNAQQQRKAHARAVETARSVSKITVNFFETLDMHATKLNQIVEDAQTVNDLKLSELEKKFEECAANEERQMLEKVAELFASSNARKKKLVQMAVQNLRESATSRAAKLQEEMSTMVDSASTVKEEWTVHMEKTESQYNEDNSAVEVGKKALEEVLQNCFRKTKMGAEQWKNAQESLISLEKRNVASVDSIVRKAVKVNQNLRAQFSSTLSATLDDVDVANSDILSSINDSLQLDQDACANLKSVIAPCYGHMGELKGGHYDKILEITEDSGKCLLEEYEVDEPTCSTPRRRQFNLPTISSIEELRTPAFEELLRLFWDMKSSKQANGDTKYVLGLNESAQSVRDSRLPLTAIN